One Urechidicola croceus genomic window, CCAAGATGCTAATAAAAATGGAAGTATCATTAATACAACTCCTCCTATTACTAATCGCCAAAACCATTTAAGATATTTATTAAAACTTGTATTTTCTTTAATTTCTTTCTTTGCCATTTTTGAGGTGTTATTCAATTATATTTTCAATTCTAAAACCAATATCTGTGATACCCTTTAACGAATCCAAGCCTTGAATATTGCCGTTTTTTCGCATCGCCTGTTCAACATTTAAAGTGTATTGACCTTTTTGGTTAAAGCGTACATTTTCTTTATAAAACAATTTATTTTCTTTGATGTCAGTGAAACCAGTTCCTAGAAAATTTCCAGTCTTATCAGTCATTTCATATTCTAGAGTATCTACAATTGCTGAACCATTTGGAAAACTCATTTTTGCAATTAAAAATAAGTTACTAAACTCATATTCTTTATTATTTCTAATATTTATAAATAAATTTTTTTTAGAAATAGTGTCCTTTACTTCTACTTTAAACTCAGCAATATTTTCTTTTTCCCAAACATTATTCTCTACCGATTGATACTCATCGAATATTCGATTAGAATCGCATGAAACTAACCCAATAAAAAACAACACTAAAACGATTGTATTACGCATCTTTCTGCTCACTACTGTTAGGTTTATTCCGATTACGGTTTTTATTTTTATTTTGAGGTTTTTGAGGCTTTACCTGACCTTGGTTTTTAGGCTGTTGTTGTTTTTGTAGTGCTTGACCTTTTGGTTTTTGAGGCCTAGGCGGTCTTTTTCTTTTTTGTTGGTTTGTAGTTTTAGGTTGGCTCTGAGGTTTTGGCTGTCCTTGAGTCCTTTTTTTCTTAGGTCTACTTTTTTGCTGTATAGTTTTTACCTGATTTTGAGAATTAGAATTTCTGTTTCGTCTACGATTCTTTGTCTTAGGTTTATCAAATCTTGTCAAACTATCCTGACCAACAACATTTTCAAAATCTACCTTAACTTCTGGTGCTATTTCTAATTCATAATCCTCTAAAGAAGAAACGACTTCTCCACCTTTATTCATTTCAATAATTTCTTTAAGTTGTTCTAAATCCAACTTGTACCATTTAAATGAATCATTTTTGTAGGTATACCAAAACTCCTCTTTGAAAATATCCATTTTTACAAAAACAGCATCTCCTTTTTCTGTTTTAAGAATTGTATCTTGTTTTGGAAATTTTCGTAAAGCGTCTAAATAAGAATCTAATTCAAAGTTTAAACAACATTTTAATTTTCCACATTGCCCTGCCAATTTTTGAGGATTCAAAGATAATTGTTGGTAACGTGCAGCAGCCGTATTTACCTTTCTAAAATCTGTTAACCATGTTGAACAACACAACTCTCGTCCACAAGAGCCAACTCCACCCAGTCTTGCTGCTTCTTGTCGCAAACCAACTTGTTTCATTTCTACTCTTATGCTAAACGCGCTTGCTAAATCTCGAATTAACTGACGAAAATCTACTCTTTCATCGGCAGTATAATAGAAAGTCGCCTTGTTTCCGTCTCCTTGATATTCAACATCAGATAATTTCATTTTAAGACCTAAGCGTCCTAAAATTTCACGACCTCTTCTTTGAGTTTCTATCTCTTTCTCTCTCGCATTTTGCCAAATTTCAATATCACGCTGGGATGCTTTTCTATAAACTTTTTTTATCTCTTCACTATCAATAGAAAACCCCTTTTTTTTCAATTGAATACGCACAAGTTCTCCTGTTAAAGAAACAGTACCAACATCATGCCCAGGATTTCCTTCTACAGCAACTACCTCACCCATACACAATTGTAGGTTTTCATTTTTAAAAAAATGTTTTCGTCCGTTTTTAAAACGAACCTCTACAATGTTAAAAGGTGCTTGTCCGTTAGGTAAAGTCATATTTGAAAGCCAATCGAAAACTGTTAGTTTGTCACAACTTCCAGTCGCACAATTTCCATTACTTTTACAACCTTTTGGAACACCACTTTTATCAGTAGAGCAAGAATTACAGCTCATAGTTTTATATTTTTGAACGCCTATTTTCTTAATACAAATGACGTTGTAAAGTTCATATACTTTTTTTCTCTAACGTGTAAAGATATGGAATCTTAAGAACTATTAAAAAAAGAATTTTTTCTAAAAAATTTGTTTGAAGTAATTTAATAACGACCTTATATTGTGAAATATTGTTTCTTTTAGGTAATAAAAAAAGGAGTTTTCTATTTAAAACTCTTTTTATAAAACTAAAATATACTTTACTTCTTAAATTTAAGAACTTCTGATCGTCCTTTTTTGAAAATCTTATTACTATTGTGTGTACCCTTTCTCAATGCTTTTTGTTTTTCAAATGGAAGCGCATTTATTTCTTTACATTCAATTGAACAACATGTGTCCATTTTTTCTTGACAAGATTTACATTGTATAAAAAGTAAATGACATGCTTCATTTTCACAATTTACATGTTCATCACAAGGTTCTCCACATTGGTGACAATTAGAAACAACATCATCAGATATCCTCTCGGCTCTTCGATGATCAAATACAAAGTTTTTTCCAACAAATTTATTTTCTAATCCTTCCGCGTTCACTTGACGCACATAATTTATGATTCCCCCTTCTAATTGAAAAACGTTTTTAAACCCTTTATGTTTATAGTAAGCACTCGCTTTTTCACAACGAATTCCGCCCGTACAATACATCAATAAATTCTTATCTTCTTTGTTGTCTTTTAAATCTTCTTCAATAATATCTAAAGAATCTCTAAATGTATCAACATCAGGAGTTACTGCTCCATCAAAGTGTCCAATTTCACTTTCATAATGATTACGCATATCGACACAAACCGTATTTGGATCGGCAAGCATTTCATTAAATTCTTTAGCTTTTAAATGCACTCCTATGTCAGTAACATCAAAAGTGTCGTCATTTAATCCATCAGCAACAATCTTATCTCTCACTTTTACCTTTAACTTTAAAAATGATTTATTGTCTTGTTCTACAGCAATATTTAATCTTACATTTTCTAAAAAAGAAATAGAATCTAAATGTATTTTAAATTGATTAAATTTTTCTGCAGGAACTGATAACTGAGCATTAATTCCTTCATCTGAAACATAAATTCGACCTAAAACGTCTAATTTGTCCCATTCTAAGAAAAGGTGGTCTCTAAAAACTTGTGGATTTTTTATGTGATGATACTTATAAAAAGATATTGTCAATCTTTCCTTTCCCGCTTCATCTATTAATTTGGCGCGTTCTTCAGCGCTTAACTTATTGTACAGTTGCATGCTATACTAATTTAGGTTAAACAATATTTTGGCGCAAAAGTACACTTTTAAATTAAAAATTAAAATGTTACCTTGTTAAGGATTAACTAAATTTGTTGTGTATGTCAATTTATGTTGCTGAATTTCTTGGAACATTTCTGCTTATTTTATTAGGAGGAGGTGTAGTTGCAAGTGTTTTACTTAAAAACTCAAAAGCAGAAAATTCTGGATGGAATACGATAGTTATTACTTGGGGAATTGCAGTAACTTTTGCCATTTATGCTGTTGGAAAAATAAGTGGTGCACATATAAATCCTGCTGTAACATTAGGATTGGCTTTTGCTGGAGATTTCCCCTGGGAAAAAGTCTTAGGATTTATAATAGCACAAATTAGCGGGGCTTTTGCTGGTGCAACTTTAGTGTGGATATTTTATATTCCTCATTGGAGCGCAACAGAAGATAAATTAAAAAAGTTGTCTGTTTTTTCAACTGTCCCTGCAATGCGATCATACATACATAATTTTGTTAGTGAAATGATTGCAAGTTCGGTTTTAATTTTTGGAATATTTTTTATTGGTATAAACGAATTTACTGAAGGTTTAAATCCAATTGTTGTAGGTGGATTAGTTGTTTTAATAGGTTATGGTTTAGGAGCAACCACGGGTTACGCAATAAATCCTGCAAGAGATTTTGGACCTCGATTAGCACATTATATCATGCCAATAAATGGTAAAGGAGATTCAGACTGGAGTTATGCTTTTATCCCAATATTAGCGCCTATTTTAGGTGGTTTTTTAGGAGCTTCTTTATATAAAATACTTTATGAACAAGAATATTTATTAAAATACTGGATTGTTATTATAGTTGCTGTATTAATTCTTACTACAGCTGTTTATAAGAGTTTCAATCTTGAAAAAAAATAATTATGTCAAAAAAATATATCATTGCTCTAGACCAAGGAACTACAAGTTCACGTTCAGTCTTATTTGACGAAAAAGGAAGCCAAATTGCTATTGAGCAACAAGAATTTGAGCAAATTTTTCCAAAATCAGGTTGGGTTGAACATGATCCAATGGAAATATTAAAAACACAGTTAACTACTTTTGAAAATTTGATTGAAAACAATAATATTGACATTCATTCAATTGCAGGGATAGGTATTACTAATCAACGTGAAACTACTGTGGTTTGGAATAAAAAAACAGGAGTTCCTATTTATAACGCAATCGTGTGGCAAGATAAAAGAACGGCATATATCTGTGAAGAATTAAAGAAAAAGAGTCTATCTCATTATGTAAAACAAAATACTGGGCTGGTTATTGATTCTTACTTTTCGGGAACAAAAATTAAATGGATTTTAGATCATGTTGAAAGTGCTAGGGTACTAGCTGAAAATGAAGATTTATTATTTGGCACAATTGATACGTGGTTAGTTTGGAATTTAACTGAAAAAAAGGTTCATGTAACTGATTATTCAAACGCTTCAAGAACATTAATCTTTAATATAAAAATCCTTAAGTGGGATGATAATTTACTTGATGAATTAGATATTCCTAAAAGTATGTTACCAGAAGTGAAACCATCTTCATTTCATTTTGGAGATTTTGAATATAATGGTCATAAAATTCCGATTGGAGGAATTGCAGGAGATCAACAAGCAGCGCTTTTTGGACAAGCTTGTTTCAAAAAAGGCGAAGCAAAAAACACCTATGGAACGGGCTGTTTTTTATTGATGAATACTGGTAAAAAAATGCAACTTTCTGAAAATGGATTGTTAACTACTATTGCTTGGGGAATAGAAGACAACGTTTATTATGCGTTAGAAGGAAGTGTCTTTATTGGTGGCGCAGCCATTCAATGGCTTCGTGATGGTTTACAAATTATTGATTCGGCCCATGAAACAGAAAAAATTGCTGCTGAATTAACCGATGAAAATCCCGTATATGTTGTTCCTGCTTTTGCTGGTTTAGGAGCACCTTATTGGGATATGTATGCAAAAGGAGCCATCTTTGGTTTAACAAGAGATACTGGTAAAAATCATATTGTTAGAGCCACCTTAGATTCTATTGCTTATCAATCAAAAGATTTAATTCTAGCCATGGAACAAGATAGTGGTGTTCCATTAAAATCATTAAAAGTTGACGGCGGAGCATGTAATAATAATGTGTTAATGCAATTTCAATCAGATATTCTGAACACCGAAATTGAAAGACCAAAAAATACTGAATCTACCGCTCTTGGTGTTGCTTATTTAACAGGAATTACCATTGGATTGTGGAAACAAGAAGACATAATTATTAATAAAAAAATTGAACGAAAATTTGTCCCAAAAATGGATAAAAATAAAAGAAATCAACTCTATAAGGGTTGGAAAAAAGCAATTAAAAGAACAATGAATTGGAGTGATGAATAATAGACAGGAAAGTATTAAAAAATTAACCTCTGAAGAATTTGATTTGCTAATTATAGGTGGCGGAATTACTGGAGCAGGAATAGCGTTGGATGCTTCATCAAGAGGAATGAAAGTTGCCTTGGTTGAAAAAAATGATTTTGCCTCAGGTACAAGTAGTAAATCAACCAAATTAATTCATGGTGGATTGCGTTATTTAAAGCAATTTGATTTTTGGTTGGTTAAAGAAGTTGGCTCTGAAAGAGCGATTGTTCATAAACTGGCCCCTCATCTTGTAATTCCAGAAAAAATGATTTTACCATTGATTAAAAATGGAACTTATGGTTCTTGGTTAACTTCAATTGGTTTAAAAATATATGATATTCTGGCAAGTGTTGAAGGTGATGATAAGCGAAAAATGCTAGATAAAAAAGAAGCTTTGAAAATTGAACCACTATTGCCAGAAAAAATATTAGAAGGAGCAGGATATTATGCAGAATATAGAACTGATGATGCTCGATTGACATTAGAAGTAATAAAAACGGCTTTGAATTATAATGCTGTTGCCTTAAATTATTGTAAAGCAAATGAATTTATCTATGAAGAAGAAAAAGTTAGAGGTGTTGAAGTTGAAGATTTAATCGCTAATAAAAAATTTAAAATTAAGGCAAAATATGTTGTGAATGCAACAGGACCTTGGGTAGATACCGTTCGACAAATAAATCATTCTAAAATAGGTAAGCGATTACATTTAACAAAAGGTGTTCATCTTGTTATTGCTCATGAAAAACTTCCTATAAATCAGGCCGTTTATTTCGATGTTCCTGATGGTAGAATGATGTTTGCAATTCCTAGGGGAAAAATCACATATATAGGAACTACAGATACCAATTATCAAGAAGATAAAGATAATGTTGCTGTTTCTGCAGTAGATGCTGTTTATTTGATAAGTGCTGTAAATAATATGTTCCCAACAATTAATTTAACCTTAGACGATATACAATCTAGTTGGGCTGGGTTACGACCTTTGATTCATGAAGAGGGAAAATCGGCTTCTGAGTTATCTCGAAAAGATGAAATTTTTGTTTCTGAAACCGAACTCATTTCTATCGCAGGTGGTAAACTTACTGGCTATCGAAAAATGGCTGAACGCATAGTAGATATAGTCGCTAAAAAGTATAAAAAACGCTATGAAAAAAAATACAAGAGTATTAAAACTGAAAAAATTACTTTAACTGGTGGTGATTTTAAGAATTATAAAAAGGTAATTAAGTATCAAGAATCTGTTTTTGAACAATTAAAATCTGATGGTTTTTCACAAAAAGATGTAAACTATTTAGTTCATAATTATGGAACTCAAACAGACGAGATACTGAAAAAATATCAAGAAATTAAAAGTGATAACGCTCAAATTTCATTAGCAAAAGCAGAATTATGGTTTTCTTTGAATTATGAAATGGCTCAAACACCATCAGACTTTTTTATAAGAAGAACGGGGAGATTATACTTCGATATAGAAAGTATTAAAATATTGAAAACGGCTATATTAAATGAATTTAAATCGTTCTTTAATTGGGATGATAAAACTTTAAAAAAACACGAATTAAAACTAGACCAAGCAGTTCATGAAGCAACTAATTTCACTCATTAAGACTACGAATATTTGATAATTTTGTTACTTCAAATTCCTTTAGATCGATACTATACATATCCTTAGAAGGTATTATTGAGTATTCATTTTCAATATATCCACCAACGATATACAACTTTTGATTGAAACAAAGCATCTCTGAAGCAACCATAGATAAGTCTATTGAATATTCTTTTAATTCTTTAGAATTGATATTATAGACAAACATCTTTTTGTTTTCAAATAAAAAGATATCACTTCCGAAATTTGTAATTGCAGGTTTCTTTAAATTAATATTCATATTTCCTATTAGTTCCCAGTCACCTGTTATTAAATCATACGTTTCAATTTGAGTTAACGTTTTGTCGTCAAAACCTCCAAAAACATATATTTTATCACCAATCAAAGTCCCTTTAATTTCTTTTCCTTTTGGCATATCTTGCAGTTCATACCAAAAACCAGAATTAGTATTGTAAAAATGTACTTTTTTTGAATAGTTTATTCTACCGTTTTTAAAGATCTTCGTTGAACCGCCCATAACAATAATATTATCTTCATAAATAAAAGACTCAAAATCTACTCCTGGATGAGGATTAGTATTGTCAATTGTTATAGTATTATCTTCTAAATCAAAAATCTCAATTTGATTATCTAAATATTCAAAAACTCCTTTTTTAGATCTGTTTTTTCCACCAATAACATATATTTTTTCTTCTTTTTTATCATAAATCACATTATGATATGCTCGTTTTTTAAAAACAGCTTCTGAAGTTGACCAAGTATCGGTATCAATATTATAAATATTTAACGAAGGTTTAAAAATTTGTTTATTATAAATAGATGTTGCCTTTTTATACAATTTAAGCATATTCTCTTCACCTGGGTTTTCATAGATTGTTTTTTTAACTCCATCTATCTGAAAAGATGCATCACCGCCGATAGTATATATTTTATTTCCAACTAGACATGATCCAAAAGAGTAAATTGCCTCGGGCATTTCGTTTAGTTTTTGATAATCTATTCGTAATTTTAATTGGTTTTTTTTATAGATTGTAACTCCATCTAATGTATTAATTTCTTTAGTCATAAAAACTTTATACGTTTTTAAAGCACCTAAATAACTTACAGAATTGGTTTTATACCCTAAAAAAGAAAAATAAATTAAGTCGTTTTCATCAATTTTTGACCAAAGTTTTAAAGTAAATTCTCCTTTTTCATTTGTTAAAGTGACATTTTTTTCGTTCTTAGTGTAAACATGTACACCGTTTAATGGTCTATTGGTTTCGCTATCAAATACTATTCCTTTAATAGTCTGTGCTTGAGAAATACCGATAAATAAAAGTAGAAATAGAAGTAAAAATTTCGTTTTCATAATGAGTAGGTTTGATTTTTTATACATCAAAAATTATACCGATACTAAATGTAGTAAATTATCTATAAATTATTTATTGAGAAAATCGGATTTACTTTTTATTGCTATTAACACTAAACTTCTTTGTTAATTATTTAACAATTTGAAAAAAAATGATAAAAATCTGTCAAAAAAAATATAGTTCGTTCTTTTTTACAATATTTGCATTTCAAAATTTTAAGATTCCTGTCTGTGCAGGAATAACAATTATCTAAAAATAATAATTATGAGAGTCGCTGTAGTTGGTGTAACTGGAATGGTAGGAAGTGTAATGTTGAAAGTTTTAAAAGAACGTAATTTCAAGATAACAGAATTGATTCCTGTGGCCTCTGAACGTTCAGTAGGAAAACAAGTAGAATATGACGGAAAAGAGTATTCGGTAGTTGGTTTACAAACCGCTGTTGAAATGGCTCCTGATATCGCTATTTTTTCTGCTGGTGGAGATACGTCTTTAGAATGGGCACCAAAATTTGCTGAAGTTGGAACAACTGTAATTGATAATTCATCTGCTTGGAGAATGGATCCAACTAAAAAATTAATCGTTCCTGAAATTAATGCATCAGAATTAACTAAAGAAGATAAAATTATTGCAAATCCTAATTGCTCTACAATTCAATTGGTAATGGCATTGAATCCTCTTCATAAAAAATACCAAATGAAACGTGTGGTAATTTCAACATACCAATCTGTTTCTGGAACTGGTGTAAAAGCTGTTCAACAAATGGAAAATGAAATGCAAGGTATATCAGGAGATATGGCATATCATTATCCAATTCATAGAAATGCAATTCCACATTGTGATGTGTTTCTTGAAAATGGATATACTAAAGAAGAAATGAAATTGGTTCGTGAACCACAAAAAATATTAAATGATAAAACTGTTGCATATACTGCCACTGCTGTAAGAATTCCAACTGCAGGAGGGCATAGTGAAGCGGTAAATGTAGAGTTTGAAAAAGAATTTGACGTTTCTGATATCCGAAGAATATTAAGTGAAACCGACGGTGTTACAGTTCAAGATAATTTAGATACAAATACCTATCCGATGCCAATGTATGCACACGATAAAGATGATGTTTTTGTTGGAAGAATCCGAAGAGATTTATCGCAACCTAACTCTTTAAACATGTGGATAGTTGCAGATAATTTACGTAAAGGTGCGGCAACAAATGCTGTACAAATTGCTGAATATTTAGTAGCAAATAAATTAGTATAACCACTCAACACAACTAACTATACTTAAAAAAAGTCGTTAAATTATTAGCGGCTTTTTTTATTTTGTTTTTAAAAACTTGTCATTCTTAACTTGCCTGTGCTGAACTAGTTTCAGTATTTCAGAATCTCATCATAATGTGCATCGTGTAATGCGACCCCGAAATAAATTCAGGGTGACGTTGTAGGTAAAAATTATTTCCTGCGTCGTTTATACTTATTCTTACGTCTTGGTGATTTCTTTTCTTCAGTGATCGTTTCGTTAAATGTGTTTTTTGTTTTACCTGGTTTATTCTTTCTCCAACTCTTATTTTCAGGGAGTAAAACTT contains:
- a CDS encoding gliding motility lipoprotein GldH, whose protein sequence is MRNTIVLVLFFIGLVSCDSNRIFDEYQSVENNVWEKENIAEFKVEVKDTISKKNLFINIRNNKEYEFSNLFLIAKMSFPNGSAIVDTLEYEMTDKTGNFLGTGFTDIKENKLFYKENVRFNQKGQYTLNVEQAMRKNGNIQGLDSLKGITDIGFRIENIIE
- the ricT gene encoding regulatory iron-sulfur-containing complex subunit RicT gives rise to the protein MSCNSCSTDKSGVPKGCKSNGNCATGSCDKLTVFDWLSNMTLPNGQAPFNIVEVRFKNGRKHFFKNENLQLCMGEVVAVEGNPGHDVGTVSLTGELVRIQLKKKGFSIDSEEIKKVYRKASQRDIEIWQNAREKEIETQRRGREILGRLGLKMKLSDVEYQGDGNKATFYYTADERVDFRQLIRDLASAFSIRVEMKQVGLRQEAARLGGVGSCGRELCCSTWLTDFRKVNTAAARYQQLSLNPQKLAGQCGKLKCCLNFELDSYLDALRKFPKQDTILKTEKGDAVFVKMDIFKEEFWYTYKNDSFKWYKLDLEQLKEIIEMNKGGEVVSSLEDYELEIAPEVKVDFENVVGQDSLTRFDKPKTKNRRRNRNSNSQNQVKTIQQKSRPKKKRTQGQPKPQSQPKTTNQQKRKRPPRPQKPKGQALQKQQQPKNQGQVKPQKPQNKNKNRNRNKPNSSEQKDA
- the trhO gene encoding oxygen-dependent tRNA uridine(34) hydroxylase TrhO, which produces MQLYNKLSAEERAKLIDEAGKERLTISFYKYHHIKNPQVFRDHLFLEWDKLDVLGRIYVSDEGINAQLSVPAEKFNQFKIHLDSISFLENVRLNIAVEQDNKSFLKLKVKVRDKIVADGLNDDTFDVTDIGVHLKAKEFNEMLADPNTVCVDMRNHYESEIGHFDGAVTPDVDTFRDSLDIIEEDLKDNKEDKNLLMYCTGGIRCEKASAYYKHKGFKNVFQLEGGIINYVRQVNAEGLENKFVGKNFVFDHRRAERISDDVVSNCHQCGEPCDEHVNCENEACHLLFIQCKSCQEKMDTCCSIECKEINALPFEKQKALRKGTHNSNKIFKKGRSEVLKFKK
- a CDS encoding MIP/aquaporin family protein, coding for MSIYVAEFLGTFLLILLGGGVVASVLLKNSKAENSGWNTIVITWGIAVTFAIYAVGKISGAHINPAVTLGLAFAGDFPWEKVLGFIIAQISGAFAGATLVWIFYIPHWSATEDKLKKLSVFSTVPAMRSYIHNFVSEMIASSVLIFGIFFIGINEFTEGLNPIVVGGLVVLIGYGLGATTGYAINPARDFGPRLAHYIMPINGKGDSDWSYAFIPILAPILGGFLGASLYKILYEQEYLLKYWIVIIVAVLILTTAVYKSFNLEKK
- the glpK gene encoding glycerol kinase GlpK, with the protein product MSKKYIIALDQGTTSSRSVLFDEKGSQIAIEQQEFEQIFPKSGWVEHDPMEILKTQLTTFENLIENNNIDIHSIAGIGITNQRETTVVWNKKTGVPIYNAIVWQDKRTAYICEELKKKSLSHYVKQNTGLVIDSYFSGTKIKWILDHVESARVLAENEDLLFGTIDTWLVWNLTEKKVHVTDYSNASRTLIFNIKILKWDDNLLDELDIPKSMLPEVKPSSFHFGDFEYNGHKIPIGGIAGDQQAALFGQACFKKGEAKNTYGTGCFLLMNTGKKMQLSENGLLTTIAWGIEDNVYYALEGSVFIGGAAIQWLRDGLQIIDSAHETEKIAAELTDENPVYVVPAFAGLGAPYWDMYAKGAIFGLTRDTGKNHIVRATLDSIAYQSKDLILAMEQDSGVPLKSLKVDGGACNNNVLMQFQSDILNTEIERPKNTESTALGVAYLTGITIGLWKQEDIIINKKIERKFVPKMDKNKRNQLYKGWKKAIKRTMNWSDE
- a CDS encoding glycerol-3-phosphate dehydrogenase/oxidase, whose protein sequence is MNNRQESIKKLTSEEFDLLIIGGGITGAGIALDASSRGMKVALVEKNDFASGTSSKSTKLIHGGLRYLKQFDFWLVKEVGSERAIVHKLAPHLVIPEKMILPLIKNGTYGSWLTSIGLKIYDILASVEGDDKRKMLDKKEALKIEPLLPEKILEGAGYYAEYRTDDARLTLEVIKTALNYNAVALNYCKANEFIYEEEKVRGVEVEDLIANKKFKIKAKYVVNATGPWVDTVRQINHSKIGKRLHLTKGVHLVIAHEKLPINQAVYFDVPDGRMMFAIPRGKITYIGTTDTNYQEDKDNVAVSAVDAVYLISAVNNMFPTINLTLDDIQSSWAGLRPLIHEEGKSASELSRKDEIFVSETELISIAGGKLTGYRKMAERIVDIVAKKYKKRYEKKYKSIKTEKITLTGGDFKNYKKVIKYQESVFEQLKSDGFSQKDVNYLVHNYGTQTDEILKKYQEIKSDNAQISLAKAELWFSLNYEMAQTPSDFFIRRTGRLYFDIESIKILKTAILNEFKSFFNWDDKTLKKHELKLDQAVHEATNFTH
- a CDS encoding Kelch repeat-containing protein — protein: MKTKFLLLFLLLFIGISQAQTIKGIVFDSETNRPLNGVHVYTKNEKNVTLTNEKGEFTLKLWSKIDENDLIYFSFLGYKTNSVSYLGALKTYKVFMTKEINTLDGVTIYKKNQLKLRIDYQKLNEMPEAIYSFGSCLVGNKIYTIGGDASFQIDGVKKTIYENPGEENMLKLYKKATSIYNKQIFKPSLNIYNIDTDTWSTSEAVFKKRAYHNVIYDKKEEKIYVIGGKNRSKKGVFEYLDNQIEIFDLEDNTITIDNTNPHPGVDFESFIYEDNIIVMGGSTKIFKNGRINYSKKVHFYNTNSGFWYELQDMPKGKEIKGTLIGDKIYVFGGFDDKTLTQIETYDLITGDWELIGNMNINLKKPAITNFGSDIFLFENKKMFVYNINSKELKEYSIDLSMVASEMLCFNQKLYIVGGYIENEYSIIPSKDMYSIDLKEFEVTKLSNIRSLNE
- a CDS encoding aspartate-semialdehyde dehydrogenase, which codes for MRVAVVGVTGMVGSVMLKVLKERNFKITELIPVASERSVGKQVEYDGKEYSVVGLQTAVEMAPDIAIFSAGGDTSLEWAPKFAEVGTTVIDNSSAWRMDPTKKLIVPEINASELTKEDKIIANPNCSTIQLVMALNPLHKKYQMKRVVISTYQSVSGTGVKAVQQMENEMQGISGDMAYHYPIHRNAIPHCDVFLENGYTKEEMKLVREPQKILNDKTVAYTATAVRIPTAGGHSEAVNVEFEKEFDVSDIRRILSETDGVTVQDNLDTNTYPMPMYAHDKDDVFVGRIRRDLSQPNSLNMWIVADNLRKGAATNAVQIAEYLVANKLV